The Acidobacteriota bacterium DNA window TCCGGCCTGGTGGTGGTGGTGTGTCCAGACCGGCTGAGAGGCTTGATTCCTAAGTTCGACGAAGCGAGATAGACCACAAAGCCTCTTCAGCCAGCCGGCTGGAGGGGCTTTTTTGTTTGTGATCCGTATGACAGAAGGCCCACGAATCTGCGCCACGGTGACCGCCCGCACGATGGCGGACCTGGTTCGCGTCCGTGACAAAGCGACGGACGCCGACATGGTGGAGATGCGCCTCGACACGGTCTCGGATCCCGATGTGGCGGCGGCACTCGACCATCGCCATCTTCCCGTCATCGTGACGTGTCGGCGGCAGGCCGAAGGCGGCCACTTCAGCGGGAGCGAGCAGGAGCGGCGCGCGCTGCTCCTGCAGGCGCTCGATGCGGGTGCCGAGTTTGTCGATCTCGAATGGCAGGCAGGATTTGATCACGTGGTTCGGGCCCGCCGCGGACGCAACGTCGTACTGTCGCACCACGACTTTGCCGGTGTTCCAGCCGACTTGGCCTCGCGGGTGGACGCGATGCTAGCCACAGGCGCGGAGGTCGTGAAGGTGGCGGTCACGGCCTCGCGACTGAGCGACTGCCTGACTCTGCTGGAGCTCGGCCGGACGCGCCGGGACAGGCGCCTGATCGTGCTGGCGATGGGCGAGGCCGGTCTGGTCACGCGGGTATTCGCGGCGCGGTTCGGATCGTGCTGGACGTACGCCGGCGAGGGTGTGGCGCCCGGCCAGATAGGCGCGGCGCAACTCACCAATGAGCTGGCGTTCCGACGGATCGGCCCGGCCACTCGCGCTTACGGACTCTTCGGGCGCGGGATCGCGCATTCGCCGTCGCCCGCCATGCACAACGCCGGATTCTCCGAACTGGCCGTCGACGCCGCGTATGTGCCGCTGGTTGGCGCAGACGCTGAAGATGTGATGACGTTCGCGCGCGGATTTGATCTGGCTGGCGCCAGTGTGACAATCCCGTTCAAGGTCGATCTGCTGAGTCGTCTCGATGACGTGGATCCCGGCGCGCGCGCGATCGGCGCCGTCAACACCCTCACGGCCACCAACGGAGGCTGGTCAGGATCGAGCACCGACGGGGCCGGATTCCTCGCTGGGCTGCCAGCCGGTGTGTCGCCCGCGTCCCGTGCGGCGATCCTGGGAACAGGCGGCGCCGCGCGCGCCGTGGCAGCGGCCCTCCGCGATGCCGGTGCGAAAGTGACGATGTTCGGGCGGTCGGCTGAGGCCGCCGGGTCGGTGGCCGCCGATCTCGGCGTTCGAGGGGCCGCGCGTCCGGTACCGCCGTCGAGCTGGGATCTGCTCGTCAACGCGACGCCGGTCGGAACCTCTCCCGACGTGGATCGGACCTCGTTCCCCGAGGGGACGTTCGATGGCGGAACGGTCTACGACCTGGTCTATTACCCCGAACAGACGCGACTGCTGCGCGACGCCGCGCAGGCCGGGTGCCGGACGGTTGGCGGTCTCACCATGTTGATTGAACAGGCCCGGCTCCAGCAGGCACGCTGGACGGGCCGCACGCCCAGTGTGGCGACACTTCGCACGGCGGCAGCCTTGGCGCTCGCACGCCGGATGGAACAGTCATGAACCTGACGAGCTTCGAGCAGTTTGTGGAATGGGCCCAGCGCGGCACGTTTGTGCCGGTCTGCAAGCAGATCATGGCGGATCTGCTGACGCCGGTCTCGGCGTTCCTCAAGATCGCGGAACATTCCGACTACGCCTACCTGCTGGAAAGCGTGGAAGGCGGCGAGCAGATGGCCCGCTACTCGTTCCTCGGCAAAGACCCGTTCCTGATCCTCCGCGCCAACGACGGCGTCGTGACCCTCGAGCGAAACGGGATCACGACCACCAGCGACGAGGGCTTCGTCCCCACTCTGCGCCGGGTGATGGCCGAGTTCCGCTCGCCGTACGTGCCCGGCCTGCCTCGGTTCACCGGGGGAGCCGTCGGCTTCATGGGCTATGATGCGGCGTCCTGGTTCGAGCCGGTCACGCTGCAGCCGGCGTCGGAGTCGGATCCGATCATCGACCAGGCCGGCTTCATGCTGTTCGACACGGTGCTCGCCTTCGACCACGTGCAGCACCGCATCCTGATCATCGCGAACGCCAGGATCTCCGCCGACGATGACCTGCGCGCGCTCTACCAGTTTGCGTGCGCGAAGATCGAGTTCCTCGAACGCGAGCTGGAGCGAAACCTGTCGCAGGGCGAGCGCGTCGCCGCCGCACCCATCGACGTGCAGGCCAACATGACGCGCGAACAGTTCGAACAGCACGTGCGCTCGGCCAAAGACTTGATTGCGGCGGGGGACATCTACCAGGTGGTCGTGTCGCAGCGCTTCGAGGCCGACCTCGAGGCGAATCCCTTCGCGGTCTACCGGGCTCTGCGCCACGTGAACCCGTCCCCGTACATGTTCTTCGTGCGGATGGCTGGCGTGTCGATGGTCGGGGCATCGCCCGAGATGCTGGTGCGCGTGGAGGGCCGGAAGGTGGAAACGCACCCGATTGCCGGAACCCGTCCGCGCGGTCGGAACGCCGAGGAGGATCAGCGGCTGGCGGAGGAACTGAAGGCCGACGAGAAGGAGCGGGCCGAGCACGTGATGCTGGTCGACCTCGGCCGCAACGATCTCGGGCGGGTCTGCGAGTACGGATCCGTGAGGGT harbors:
- a CDS encoding type I 3-dehydroquinate dehydratase is translated as MTEGPRICATVTARTMADLVRVRDKATDADMVEMRLDTVSDPDVAAALDHRHLPVIVTCRRQAEGGHFSGSEQERRALLLQALDAGAEFVDLEWQAGFDHVVRARRGRNVVLSHHDFAGVPADLASRVDAMLATGAEVVKVAVTASRLSDCLTLLELGRTRRDRRLIVLAMGEAGLVTRVFAARFGSCWTYAGEGVAPGQIGAAQLTNELAFRRIGPATRAYGLFGRGIAHSPSPAMHNAGFSELAVDAAYVPLVGADAEDVMTFARGFDLAGASVTIPFKVDLLSRLDDVDPGARAIGAVNTLTATNGGWSGSSTDGAGFLAGLPAGVSPASRAAILGTGGAARAVAAALRDAGAKVTMFGRSAEAAGSVAADLGVRGAARPVPPSSWDLLVNATPVGTSPDVDRTSFPEGTFDGGTVYDLVYYPEQTRLLRDAAQAGCRTVGGLTMLIEQARLQQARWTGRTPSVATLRTAAALALARRMEQS
- the trpE gene encoding anthranilate synthase component I yields the protein MNLTSFEQFVEWAQRGTFVPVCKQIMADLLTPVSAFLKIAEHSDYAYLLESVEGGEQMARYSFLGKDPFLILRANDGVVTLERNGITTTSDEGFVPTLRRVMAEFRSPYVPGLPRFTGGAVGFMGYDAASWFEPVTLQPASESDPIIDQAGFMLFDTVLAFDHVQHRILIIANARISADDDLRALYQFACAKIEFLERELERNLSQGERVAAAPIDVQANMTREQFEQHVRSAKDLIAAGDIYQVVVSQRFEADLEANPFAVYRALRHVNPSPYMFFVRMAGVSMVGASPEMLVRVEGRKVETHPIAGTRPRGRNAEEDQRLAEELKADEKERAEHVMLVDLGRNDLGRVCEYGSVRVPQFMALERYSHVMHLVSNVEGLLAGDRDRLDALVSCFPAGTVSGAPKIRAMEIIAKLEPNRRGAYGGAVGYLDFAGNLDFCITIRTVIIVGRRAMVQAGAGIVADSNPTTEFEETLDKARAMIGALNLAQQGL